One genomic region from Zalophus californianus isolate mZalCal1 chromosome 2, mZalCal1.pri.v2, whole genome shotgun sequence encodes:
- the TLR6 gene encoding toll-like receptor 6 produces MTKDKESITGSFHFVYIATLIVGTIVQVSDESEFAVDMSNMKLIHVPKDLPPKTKILDMSQNNISELHISDMSYLSGLKVLRLSHNRIWCLDFSIFKFNQDLEYLDLSYNQLQNISCHLITSLKHLDLSFNDFDVLPICKEFGNLTQLHFLGLSATKLRQLDLLPIAHLHLSYILLDLEGYYAKETESLQILNTKTLHLVFHPNQLFSVQVNISVNSLGCLQLTNIKLNNNNCEVLIKFLSGLTRGPTLLNFTLEHVKTTWKCLVGIFQFLWPKPIEYLNIYNLTIVEKIDKEDFHYSKTALKALKIEHVKNEVFIFSQTVLYTIFSEMNIMMLTISDTPFIHMLCPPPSNTFKFLNFTQNVFTDSVFQNCSQLVRLETLILRKNKLKDLYKVGLMTKHMTSLEILDVSGNSLECNRHDGDCTWVGSIVVLNLSSNILADSVFRCLPPKVKVLDLHDNRIRSIPKSIMKLEALQELNVASNSLAYLPDCDTFSSLSVLIVDSNSISNPSADFFQSCQKIRSIRAGNNPFQCTCELREFVQSLGQVSSEVVEGWPDSYKCDSPENYKGTPLKDFHISQLSCNTTLLLVTIGVTVLVLAVTVTALCIYFDLPWYLRMVCQWTQTRHRARNVSLEELQRTLQFHAFISYSEHDSAWVKNELVPCLEKEDIRICLHERNFVPGKSIVENIINCIERSYKSIFVLSPNFVQSEWCHYELYFAHHNLFHEGSNNLILILLEPIPQKCIPSKYHKLKALMTQRTYLEWPKEKSKHGLFWANIRAAFNMKLELIAENNDAET; encoded by the coding sequence ATGACCAAAGACAAAGAATCTATCACAGGAAGCTTTCATTTTGTGTACATTGCGACCTTAATAGTTGGAACCATAGTCCAGGTCTCTGATGAAAGTGAATTTGCAGTAGACATGTCAAATATGAAGCTTATTCATGTCCCAAAAGACCTGCcaccaaaaaccaaaatcttAGATATGTCTCAGAACAACATATCTGAGCTTCACATCTCTGACATGAGCTATCTCTCAGGGCTAAAAGTATTGAGACTTTCTCATAATAGAATCTGGTGCCTTGATTTTAGCATTTTCAAGTTCAACCAGGATTTGGAATATTTGGATTTATCTTATAATCAGTTACAGAATATATCCTGCCATCTTATCACAAGTCTCAAGCATTTAGACCTCTCATTCAATGACTTTGATGTTCTGCCCATCTGCAAGGAATTTGGCAATTTGACGCAACTGCATTTCTTAGGATTAAGTGCTACAAAGTTACGACAACTAGATCTGCTACCAATTGCTCATCTGCATCTAAGTTATATCCTTCTGGATTTAGAAGGTTATTatgcaaaagaaacagaaagtcttCAAATTCTGAATACAAAAACACTTCACCTTGTTTTCCATCCAAATCAGTTATTCTCTGTTCAAGTGAACATATCAGTTAATAGTTTAGGGTGCTTACAACTGACTAATATTAAATTGAATAATAACAACTGTgaagttttaattaaatttttatcagGACTCACTAGAGGgccaactttactgaattttacTCTCGAACATGTGAAAACAACTTGGAAATGCCTGGTTggaatttttcaatttctttggccCAAACCTATAGAATATctcaatatttataatttaacaaTAGTTGAAAAGATTGATAAAGAAGATTTTCATTATTCTAAAACAGCACTGAAAGCATTGAAAATAGAGCatgttaaaaatgaagtttttattttttcacagacaGTGTTATACACAATTTTTTCTGAGATGAACATTATGATGTTAACCATATCAGATACACCTTTTATACACATGCTTTGTCCTCCGCCATCAAACACATTTAAGTTTTTGAACTTTACCCAGAATGTTTTCACAGatagtgtttttcaaaattgttccCAACTAGTTAGATTGGAAACACTTATCTTacgaaagaataaattaaaagacCTTTACAAAGTAGGTCTCATGACTAAGCATATGACATCTTTGGAAATATTGGATGTTAGTGGGAATTCTTTGGAATGTAATAGGCATGATGGAGATTGCACTTGGGTTGGGAGTATAGTGGTGTTAAATTTGTCTTCAAATATACTTGCTGACTCTGTTTTCAGATGTTTACCTCCTAAGGTGAAGGTACTTGATCTTCACGATAACAGAATAAGGAGCATTCCTAAATCAATCATGAAACTAGAAGCTTTACAAGAACTCAATGTTGCTTCCAATTCTTTAGCCTACCTTCCTGACTGTGATACTTTTAGCAGCCTTTCTGTACTGATTGTTGACTCTAATTCAATTTCCAACCCATCGGCTGATTTCTTCCAGAGCTGCCAGAAGATTAGGTCCATAAGAGCAGGGAACAATCCATTCCAATGTACATGTGAGCTAAGAGAATTTGTCCAAAGTCTAGGCCAAGTATCAAGTGAAGTGGTAGAGGGTTGGCCTGATTCTTATAAGTGTGACTCTCCAGAAAACTATAAGGGAACTCCACTGAAGGACTTTCACATATCTCAGTTATCCTGCAACACAACTCTGCTGCTTGTTACCATTGGGGTCACTGTGCTGGTGTTGGCTGTTACTGTGACTGCCCTCTGTATCTACTTTGATCTGCCCTGGTATCTCAGGATGGTGTGTCAGTGGACCCAGACCCGGCACAGGGCAAGGAACGTATCTTTAGAAGAACTCCAAagaaccctccagttccatgcttTTATTTCATACAGTGAACATGATTCTGCCTGGGTGAAGAACGAACTGGTACCTTGcctagaaaaagaagatataaggATTTGTCTCCATGAGAGAAACTTTGTTCCTGGCAAGAGCATTGTGGAAAATATCATAAACTGCATTGAGAGGAGTTACAAGTCCATCTTTGTTTTGTCTCCCAACTTTGTCCAGAGTGAATGGTGCCATTATGAACTCTACTTTGCCCACCACAATCTCTTTCATGAAGGCTCTAATAACTTAATCTTGATCTTGCTGGAACCCATTCCACAGAAATGCATTCCCAGCAAGTATCACAAGCTGAAGGCTCTTATGACACAGCGGACTTACTTGGAATGGCCCAAGGAGAAGAGCAAACATGGACTTTTTTGGGCTAATATTAGAGCTGCTTTTAATATGAAGTTAGAATTAATTGCTGAAAACAATGatgcagaaacttaa